The following proteins come from a genomic window of Corynebacterium hansenii:
- a CDS encoding dicarboxylate/amino acid:cation symporter, with the protein MSTSSPAAERRRIAPSRIPDWATGFGAQVIYGLIIGLILGFVARGTAEGSGLRAVLDSVGGAYVQLLKLMVPPLVVTAVITSVANLRKVTNAARLALSTLLWFAATAFASVVAGLLIGLWLKPGLGSGVDAAAAEAPSSTGSWWAFLAGIVPENILGLGVKVAEDGASPTFNVLQLLVISIALGIAAVKVGEPAEPFLRGTESLLQIIQKVLWWIIRLAPIGTAALIGRAVAEYGWEALGSLGKFTLAIYVGLLVVIGIIYPVVLKANGLPVGAFFRRVWPVTSLGFVTRSSMGVMPVTQRVTERRLGVPREYSSFAVPLGATTKMDGCAAIYPAIAALFVAQFYGVQLGVTDYLLVVIVSVLGSAATAGTTGATVMLTLTLSTLGLPLEGVGLLLAVEPILDMGRTAVNVTGQALVPAIVAKRAGILDASAFEGEPRPLDDDAAAAESGSAAAESDATEPATIEPAASEVRPDAEARSSQSDAAQERTGAGVSLPR; encoded by the coding sequence GTGAGCACCTCTTCCCCGGCGGCCGAACGCCGCCGCATCGCACCCTCCCGGATCCCCGACTGGGCCACCGGTTTCGGCGCCCAGGTCATCTACGGCCTGATCATCGGCCTCATCCTCGGCTTCGTCGCCCGCGGCACCGCCGAAGGCTCGGGCCTGCGCGCCGTCCTCGACTCCGTCGGCGGCGCCTACGTCCAGCTGCTGAAGCTGATGGTCCCGCCGCTGGTGGTCACGGCGGTGATCACCTCGGTGGCCAACCTGCGCAAGGTCACCAACGCCGCGCGCCTGGCGTTGTCCACGCTGCTGTGGTTCGCCGCCACCGCCTTCGCCTCCGTCGTCGCGGGCCTGCTCATCGGCCTGTGGCTCAAGCCGGGCCTCGGCTCCGGCGTCGATGCCGCCGCCGCGGAAGCCCCGTCGTCGACGGGCTCGTGGTGGGCGTTCCTGGCGGGCATCGTGCCCGAGAACATCCTCGGCCTGGGCGTCAAGGTCGCCGAGGACGGCGCTTCCCCGACGTTCAACGTCCTGCAGCTGCTGGTCATCTCCATCGCCCTGGGCATCGCGGCGGTGAAGGTCGGCGAACCGGCCGAGCCGTTCCTGCGGGGCACGGAGTCGCTGCTGCAGATCATCCAGAAGGTCCTGTGGTGGATCATCCGCCTGGCGCCGATCGGCACCGCGGCGTTGATCGGCCGCGCCGTCGCCGAGTACGGCTGGGAGGCCCTGGGGTCGCTGGGCAAGTTCACCCTGGCCATCTACGTGGGCCTGCTGGTGGTCATCGGCATCATTTACCCGGTGGTGCTGAAGGCCAACGGGCTGCCGGTGGGTGCGTTCTTCCGCCGCGTGTGGCCGGTGACGTCGCTGGGCTTCGTCACACGCTCGTCGATGGGCGTCATGCCGGTGACCCAGCGCGTCACGGAGCGCCGCCTGGGCGTGCCCCGCGAGTACTCGTCCTTCGCCGTGCCGCTGGGCGCGACGACGAAGATGGACGGTTGCGCCGCGATTTACCCCGCCATCGCCGCCCTGTTCGTGGCGCAGTTCTACGGGGTGCAGCTGGGAGTGACCGATTACCTGCTCGTGGTCATCGTTTCGGTGCTGGGGTCGGCCGCGACGGCCGGCACGACGGGCGCGACGGTGATGCTGACCCTGACGCTGTCGACCCTGGGCCTGCCCCTGGAGGGCGTCGGCCTGCTGCTGGCCGTCGAGCCGATCCTGGACATGGGCCGCACCGCCGTCAACGTCACCGGCCAGGCGCTGGTTCCGGCGATCGTCGCCAAGCGCGCGGGCATCCTCGACGCCTCGGCGTTCGAGGGCGAACCGCGGCCGCTTGACGACGACGCCGCAGCCGCCGAATCCGGTTCCGCCGCCGCCGAGTCGGACGCGACTGAGCCGGCCACAATCGAACCGGCCGCTTCGGAGGTCCGGCCGGATGCGGAAGCGCGGTCGTCGCAAAGCGATGCGGCGCAGGAGCGCACCGGAGCCGGGGTTTCCCTCCCGCGTTAG
- a CDS encoding DUF3145 family protein — protein sequence MSRHDSTGVLWIHAARPALTPHVAWALARAGLTLPDGTRPAASMWHARPEDDTRICAEIEWRGPAGAAARLVGDLARWPDLVFEITEDPAADVPGAQGERHCHVPALGTWSGVTDAAGDIQIGEQRLRAIMAAHRGDAAGMASALDAELGTAWDAALEPLRPGTAGFEPWDAVGFGQGTAMLDDANPDPATVSADITGAQGAVDDGAVQPAAGEYEGTACDVVELLSRRAVM from the coding sequence ATGTCCCGACACGACTCCACCGGAGTGCTGTGGATCCACGCAGCGCGCCCGGCCCTCACGCCTCACGTCGCGTGGGCACTCGCCCGCGCCGGTCTCACGCTGCCCGACGGCACCCGCCCCGCAGCGTCGATGTGGCATGCCCGCCCCGAGGACGACACCCGCATCTGCGCGGAGATCGAGTGGCGCGGCCCTGCGGGCGCCGCCGCGCGCCTCGTCGGCGACCTCGCGCGCTGGCCCGACCTCGTCTTCGAAATCACCGAGGACCCCGCCGCCGACGTCCCCGGCGCCCAGGGCGAGCGCCACTGCCACGTCCCCGCGCTGGGCACGTGGTCGGGCGTCACCGACGCCGCGGGGGACATCCAGATCGGCGAGCAGCGACTCCGCGCCATCATGGCCGCCCACCGGGGCGACGCCGCCGGCATGGCGAGCGCGCTCGACGCCGAGCTGGGCACCGCCTGGGACGCCGCCCTCGAACCCCTGCGTCCCGGCACCGCCGGCTTCGAGCCGTGGGACGCGGTCGGCTTCGGGCAGGGCACGGCGATGCTTGACGACGCCAACCCGGACCCGGCCACCGTCTCCGCCGACATCACCGGTGCCCAGGGCGCCGTGGACGACGGCGCCGTGCAGCCCGCGGCGGGGGAGTACGAGGGCACCGCTTGCGACGTCGTCGAGCTCCTGTCGCGGCGCGCCGTGATGTAG
- a CDS encoding serine hydrolase domain-containing protein: MTELSNALSSQLAAVDEWPVKSVCAAARGADGRWAVHGDESRVYGLASVTKLLSAHAMLVAVEEGVFELDDELEPPGATVRHLLSHAGGVGFASPKPEKAPGERRLYSSAGFDIIADRIAEETGMSFPQYLRAATFEPLGMGSAVLHGSAGHGGEGSVADLMKFADEILDPAILHPDTVAEALTVQFPGLDGVVPGYGPQKPADWGLGFEIFSRPESRQGLWFGESMPADVAGHFGQAGTFLWVHADTGRACVALTDRPFGDWAKPLWRDFNDELWSVFEGIG, encoded by the coding sequence ATGACCGAGCTTTCCAACGCCCTGTCCAGCCAGCTCGCCGCCGTCGACGAGTGGCCCGTGAAGTCCGTGTGCGCCGCCGCCCGCGGCGCCGATGGCCGGTGGGCCGTCCACGGCGACGAATCGCGGGTGTACGGCCTGGCCAGCGTGACCAAGCTGCTGTCCGCCCACGCGATGCTGGTGGCGGTGGAGGAGGGCGTGTTCGAACTCGACGATGAGCTGGAGCCGCCCGGGGCGACCGTGCGCCACCTGCTGTCGCATGCCGGTGGCGTCGGGTTCGCGTCGCCGAAGCCGGAGAAGGCGCCGGGGGAGCGGCGGCTGTATTCCTCGGCGGGGTTCGACATCATCGCCGACCGCATTGCGGAGGAGACCGGCATGAGCTTCCCGCAGTACCTGCGCGCGGCGACGTTCGAGCCGCTGGGCATGGGGTCGGCCGTGCTGCACGGTTCGGCGGGGCACGGCGGCGAGGGCTCGGTGGCGGATCTGATGAAGTTCGCCGACGAGATCCTCGACCCCGCGATCCTGCACCCGGACACCGTCGCCGAGGCCCTGACCGTGCAGTTTCCGGGGCTCGACGGCGTGGTGCCGGGCTACGGGCCGCAGAAGCCGGCGGATTGGGGGCTGGGCTTCGAGATTTTCTCCCGCCCCGAGTCGCGCCAGGGCCTGTGGTTCGGCGAGTCGATGCCCGCGGACGTGGCCGGGCATTTCGGCCAGGCCGGCACGTTCCTGTGGGTGCACGCGGATACCGGGCGCGCGTGCGTGGCGCTCACCGACCGGCCGTTCGGCGATTGGGCGAAGCCGCTGTGGAGAGACTTCAACGACGAACTGTGGTCGGTGTTCGAAGGCATCGGCTAG
- a CDS encoding 3' terminal RNA ribose 2'-O-methyltransferase Hen1 yields the protein MHFELTVHADPDAGFPVATDAGFLLGKHPQRVNSFTLPFGIATVAAPHADDDRLRIAMWVDVSPADEIKDKRSRARELATSGYVSSRPHVAGSLMSTALSRVFRSAMAGADGVSAEYAGLAETPLPLELTVAAVGSPELAKAMFSPMGWRVRVESSPADERFPEWGDAPTAVLRLSGRSTIASAISQLYVLLPVLEGRKHFWVGPEEAEKMASFGGGWLAGHPELDTILFRGLARQRELVDEARRRLGAGEKAGDRPTNLTNGAAGGDGEAGTAGTNPHRLRDDRIDAITAAIDDLGAQSVLEIGCGEGRILAAIAGRPSVRHVVGIDPAPVVLERAKNKLGIDEEPDRWGAPIELGHGSALLCDTRFPGKDAIVFSEVLEHLDPIRWPEAEQAIWGHARPRAVIVTTPNAEYNVNYPGLAPGEKRHPDHRVELDREGFARWCGKVADAHGYSVDIGGTGKLDAATGHESQVAVFTRTATTTTDCAPEKGPTE from the coding sequence ATGCACTTCGAATTGACCGTCCACGCCGATCCGGACGCCGGGTTCCCGGTCGCCACCGACGCCGGTTTTCTGCTGGGCAAGCATCCCCAACGGGTCAATTCGTTCACGTTGCCGTTCGGGATCGCGACGGTCGCCGCGCCGCATGCCGACGACGACCGTCTCCGCATCGCGATGTGGGTCGACGTCTCCCCCGCCGATGAGATCAAGGACAAGCGATCGCGTGCCCGCGAACTGGCGACGTCGGGATACGTATCGTCGCGCCCGCACGTGGCCGGATCCTTGATGTCCACGGCGTTGTCGCGGGTGTTCAGGAGTGCGATGGCGGGGGCCGACGGCGTATCGGCCGAGTACGCCGGGCTCGCCGAAACGCCTCTGCCGTTGGAGCTCACCGTCGCCGCCGTGGGGAGCCCGGAACTGGCGAAAGCGATGTTTTCACCGATGGGGTGGCGTGTCCGGGTCGAGAGCTCGCCGGCCGATGAACGGTTTCCGGAGTGGGGCGATGCCCCGACAGCAGTCTTGCGCTTGTCCGGGCGATCAACGATCGCGTCGGCCATCTCGCAGCTCTACGTCCTGCTCCCCGTTCTGGAGGGGCGGAAGCATTTCTGGGTGGGCCCCGAGGAAGCGGAGAAGATGGCGTCTTTCGGCGGCGGTTGGCTGGCCGGGCACCCGGAACTCGACACCATCTTGTTCCGGGGGCTGGCTCGGCAGCGGGAACTCGTCGACGAAGCCCGCCGCCGGCTCGGCGCCGGAGAGAAGGCAGGTGATCGGCCGACGAATTTGACGAACGGCGCTGCCGGAGGAGACGGAGAGGCTGGGACGGCCGGCACGAATCCCCACCGGCTGCGCGATGATCGGATCGATGCGATAACTGCGGCAATCGATGACCTGGGGGCACAAAGCGTCCTGGAGATCGGCTGCGGCGAAGGCAGGATTCTCGCCGCCATCGCGGGGCGGCCCAGCGTCAGGCACGTGGTGGGCATCGATCCCGCCCCGGTGGTCCTGGAGAGGGCGAAAAACAAGCTGGGCATCGATGAAGAGCCCGACCGGTGGGGCGCGCCCATCGAACTGGGCCACGGTTCGGCGCTGCTGTGCGACACGCGTTTCCCGGGCAAGGACGCGATCGTGTTCTCGGAAGTGCTCGAGCACCTGGACCCGATCCGGTGGCCGGAGGCCGAGCAGGCCATCTGGGGGCACGCTCGCCCCCGAGCCGTCATCGTGACCACTCCGAACGCCGAATACAACGTCAACTACCCGGGGCTGGCCCCGGGCGAGAAGCGACATCCCGACCACCGCGTCGAACTGGACCGCGAGGGCTTCGCCCGCTGGTGTGGAAAGGTGGCGGATGCCCACGGGTACTCCGTCGACATCGGCGGTACCGGAAAGCTCGATGCGGCGACGGGGCACGAATCCCAGGTGGCAGTGTTCACCCGCACCGCTACCACCACCACAGATTGCGCCCCGGAGAAAGGACCAACGGAATGA
- a CDS encoding AAA family ATPase has protein sequence MSVPEAGLVVLAGVPGAGKSTYASSVFGEGEVFASDDFREMVSGDASDQDATGDAFAILEAVVAARLKRNLFTVVDATNCRAEDRRRWVEIARDNNCLASLIIVDVPVDAALERIGARVAAGGRDVPESIVRGMSRTLSGAARAARKEGFGKVYLLDGLRLGEATVERTKLFCDKRDLHGPFDLIGDVHGCLAELVELLGALGYVIDFDERRRPIGARHPHGRTVVFVGDLVDRGPDTPGVLRLVMAMVDSGDALCVAGNHDVKLARALGGAKVRRTHGLAESMEQLEGIADEDPGFIDRAREFLAGLIGHFVLDDGRLVVAHAGLPEAFHGRASAKVRAFGLYGDVTGEKTEHGLPVRGEWERDYAGSAAVVYGHVPTTRAEWVNNTLCLDTGCVFGGELTALRYPERDIMSVPAHRMWTEPSAPSREPASDASSHDGRPSAEQAGETDCSGRADQTKPDLPVTIARPESSATRSQSASEVAALPEGAVAASSILGDHRISTGLFGHVKVSAERAAGALEPLSRFAMPPAKIIYLPPTMAPAPSSSVAGYLEHPTEALAHFRSHGVKEVVCEEKHMGSRAVAVLHRGSPESSYLYTRTGRSIDGPRVRELITSVLASADASGLWTEGNEGGGTAGHAPHGEPADVAVLDCELLPWSFTAMDLIRDDFAGPAAAGESSLSLAAAAFSEANHVIDGPDAGKAAAVAGQIEERLGELGAFRDAYRSYSAPAEAPVQLAPFAVLAVGSRLTATRPHRWHLGVIDRLISASSEVCDGSPQDSPFRETRRMFASTDPDSVDPVTAWWLDLTSAGGEGMVMKPAETVSRHGGKLVQPGMKVRGREYLRIIYGPDYLRPERLERLRRRNANRKMGNALTEYALGIEALSRWCAGKPVDEVYQAAAGVLAFESDPVDPRL, from the coding sequence GTGTCAGTTCCCGAAGCGGGCCTCGTGGTCCTGGCCGGCGTCCCCGGCGCCGGCAAGTCGACGTATGCCTCGTCGGTGTTCGGCGAAGGCGAAGTCTTCGCATCCGACGATTTCCGCGAAATGGTCAGCGGCGATGCGTCCGACCAGGATGCGACGGGTGACGCCTTCGCCATCTTGGAGGCGGTGGTGGCCGCGCGGCTGAAGCGGAATCTGTTCACCGTCGTGGACGCGACGAATTGCAGAGCGGAAGACCGGCGGCGGTGGGTCGAAATCGCCCGCGACAACAATTGCCTCGCTTCGTTGATCATCGTCGACGTACCCGTGGATGCCGCGCTCGAACGCATCGGCGCCCGGGTGGCCGCGGGTGGGCGCGATGTGCCGGAAAGCATCGTGCGCGGCATGTCCCGGACATTGTCGGGAGCGGCCCGGGCCGCCCGAAAAGAGGGGTTCGGCAAGGTCTACCTGCTCGACGGCCTGCGGTTGGGCGAAGCGACGGTGGAGCGCACGAAGCTCTTCTGCGACAAGCGGGATCTGCACGGCCCCTTCGACCTCATCGGCGACGTCCACGGGTGCCTGGCTGAACTCGTCGAGCTGTTGGGGGCGCTCGGGTACGTCATCGACTTCGATGAACGGCGCAGGCCGATCGGTGCCCGTCACCCGCATGGCCGGACGGTCGTCTTCGTCGGCGATCTGGTCGATCGCGGCCCCGATACGCCGGGGGTGCTGCGCCTTGTGATGGCGATGGTGGATTCCGGCGATGCGCTGTGCGTGGCCGGCAACCACGACGTCAAACTGGCCCGCGCGTTGGGCGGCGCGAAGGTTCGCCGAACCCACGGGCTGGCCGAGTCGATGGAGCAGCTCGAGGGGATCGCCGACGAAGACCCCGGGTTCATCGATCGCGCCCGCGAGTTCCTGGCCGGATTGATCGGGCACTTCGTCCTCGACGATGGCCGGCTCGTGGTCGCCCACGCCGGCTTGCCGGAGGCCTTTCATGGCCGAGCCTCCGCGAAGGTGCGTGCGTTCGGTCTGTACGGCGATGTGACCGGCGAAAAGACGGAGCACGGGCTGCCCGTCAGAGGCGAATGGGAACGCGACTACGCCGGGTCGGCGGCGGTCGTCTACGGACACGTGCCCACCACCCGGGCCGAATGGGTCAATAACACGCTCTGCCTGGACACCGGGTGCGTCTTCGGCGGTGAGCTTACGGCCCTCCGGTACCCCGAACGGGACATCATGTCGGTGCCGGCCCATCGGATGTGGACCGAGCCCAGTGCCCCTTCCCGCGAACCCGCAAGCGACGCGAGTTCACATGACGGGCGCCCGTCCGCGGAGCAGGCCGGCGAAACCGATTGCTCCGGCCGCGCGGACCAGACGAAGCCCGACCTCCCCGTGACGATCGCCCGACCGGAGAGCTCCGCGACTCGGTCCCAGTCCGCGTCCGAGGTCGCGGCGCTTCCCGAAGGTGCGGTGGCGGCTTCGAGCATCCTTGGAGATCACCGGATTTCGACCGGTCTGTTCGGGCACGTCAAGGTGTCGGCCGAGCGGGCCGCGGGCGCACTCGAACCGTTGAGCAGATTCGCCATGCCGCCGGCGAAGATCATCTATCTTCCGCCGACGATGGCCCCCGCGCCCTCCTCATCCGTTGCGGGCTACCTCGAGCATCCGACGGAGGCTCTCGCGCATTTCCGCTCACATGGCGTGAAGGAGGTCGTCTGCGAGGAAAAGCACATGGGCTCGCGGGCCGTGGCCGTCCTGCACCGGGGTTCGCCGGAATCGTCGTACCTGTACACGCGCACGGGCCGGTCGATCGATGGACCTCGCGTCCGGGAGCTGATCACGTCCGTGCTGGCCTCCGCCGACGCCTCGGGTCTGTGGACCGAAGGCAACGAAGGCGGTGGCACCGCAGGGCACGCTCCACACGGCGAACCCGCGGACGTTGCCGTGCTCGACTGCGAGTTGCTCCCCTGGTCATTCACCGCGATGGACCTGATTCGCGACGACTTCGCGGGGCCGGCCGCCGCAGGAGAGTCGTCGCTGTCGCTGGCGGCCGCCGCTTTCTCCGAGGCCAATCACGTCATTGATGGACCCGACGCCGGGAAAGCCGCAGCCGTCGCCGGGCAAATCGAGGAACGGCTCGGTGAACTGGGGGCGTTCCGCGACGCCTACCGCAGCTACAGCGCTCCCGCCGAGGCTCCCGTGCAGTTGGCCCCGTTCGCGGTTCTCGCCGTTGGGTCACGCTTGACGGCAACTCGGCCGCACCGGTGGCACCTGGGGGTCATCGACCGACTGATCTCGGCATCCTCCGAAGTCTGCGATGGATCGCCCCAGGACTCGCCGTTCCGGGAGACCCGGCGGATGTTCGCATCCACGGACCCGGACTCCGTGGACCCGGTGACCGCCTGGTGGCTCGACCTGACGTCGGCCGGCGGTGAGGGCATGGTGATGAAGCCCGCGGAAACCGTCTCCCGTCACGGCGGCAAACTCGTGCAACCGGGTATGAAGGTCCGCGGGCGCGAGTATCTGCGCATCATCTACGGGCCCGATTACCTGCGCCCCGAACGGTTGGAACGCCTCCGGCGCCGGAACGCCAACCGCAAGATGGGCAACGCCCTGACGGAGTACGCCCTCGGGATCGAAGCATTGTCGCGCTGGTGTGCGGGCAAACCCGTCGATGAGGTGTATCAGGCTGCCGCGGGAGTGCTCGCCTTCGAGTCCGACCCGGTGGATCCCCGCCTGTAG
- a CDS encoding MFS transporter, with amino-acid sequence MSTTSGSGDLPAAHRSGRADDAAANHPRRWAALGVLAAGLGMVVLDGTIVGVSMPTIIREVGLDLAGAQWVTSLYSVVFAAFLLTAGRIGDLFGRRKLFLAGLALFAAGSVMAALSTGGGALIGARVVQGLGGAAILPSTLSTVNVVFRGKERAAAFGVWGAVMAGAAAIGPLAGGLLTENIGWESIFWVNVPIAAILFAASLAVVPDTGAGGRSPQFDMAGFFLSSLGFGTLVFGIIEGPKIGLWSQIRPFSIGPLDWPAALPSAAGIALVVGAIALIAFVAVESSRAKADAPVLLELDMFRYPTFSWGNATALLVAVGEFALVFVLPLYLISAVGLSTVVTGLILAGMAFGAFLSGAMARHLAARIGAPGVVLLGLGLEVFGALQLAAEERPEQPLWLIVVALVIYGLGLGLASAQLTSLVLGDIPDALSGQASATQSTIRQVGSALGAALAGAMLTVGIRTHSGDLPADAAPFADPLAESAGGLLPMLRAQGTPDDTVAALSQLFADATRLSLFATVAALAIGFLCAFMVRRSTEESSAANAE; translated from the coding sequence ATGAGCACGACATCAGGTTCGGGTGACCTTCCGGCCGCCCATCGGTCCGGGCGCGCGGACGACGCGGCCGCGAATCATCCCCGCCGCTGGGCGGCACTCGGCGTTCTCGCCGCGGGGCTCGGGATGGTCGTCCTCGACGGCACCATCGTCGGCGTTTCCATGCCCACCATCATCCGCGAGGTCGGCCTGGACCTCGCCGGCGCCCAATGGGTCACCAGCCTGTACTCGGTGGTCTTCGCCGCATTCCTGCTGACCGCCGGACGGATCGGCGACCTCTTCGGCCGCCGGAAACTGTTCCTGGCGGGCCTGGCCCTGTTCGCGGCGGGATCGGTGATGGCGGCGCTGTCCACCGGCGGCGGCGCCCTCATCGGCGCACGCGTGGTGCAGGGCCTCGGCGGCGCGGCGATCCTGCCCTCGACGCTGTCGACCGTCAACGTCGTTTTCCGCGGCAAGGAACGCGCGGCGGCCTTCGGCGTGTGGGGTGCCGTGATGGCCGGTGCGGCGGCCATCGGCCCCCTGGCCGGCGGACTGCTCACCGAGAACATCGGATGGGAATCGATCTTCTGGGTCAACGTCCCCATCGCCGCCATCCTCTTCGCGGCGAGCCTCGCGGTGGTGCCGGACACCGGGGCCGGCGGCCGGTCCCCCCAGTTCGACATGGCCGGGTTCTTCCTGTCCTCCCTCGGCTTCGGCACCTTGGTATTCGGCATCATCGAGGGCCCCAAAATCGGCTTATGGTCGCAGATCCGCCCCTTCTCCATCGGTCCTCTCGACTGGCCGGCGGCGCTGCCCTCCGCGGCGGGGATCGCACTGGTCGTCGGCGCGATCGCGCTCATCGCGTTCGTGGCGGTGGAAAGCTCGCGGGCGAAGGCCGATGCCCCGGTGCTGCTCGAGCTGGACATGTTCCGCTACCCGACGTTCAGCTGGGGCAACGCGACGGCGCTGCTCGTCGCCGTGGGCGAGTTCGCCCTCGTCTTCGTCCTGCCCCTCTACCTCATTTCCGCGGTCGGCCTGTCGACGGTGGTCACCGGCCTCATTCTCGCGGGCATGGCGTTCGGCGCATTTCTGTCCGGCGCGATGGCGCGGCACCTCGCCGCCCGCATCGGCGCACCGGGAGTCGTCCTGCTCGGCCTCGGTCTCGAGGTCTTCGGCGCCCTCCAGCTGGCGGCCGAGGAACGCCCGGAGCAGCCGTTGTGGCTCATCGTCGTGGCGCTGGTCATCTACGGACTGGGGCTCGGCCTGGCGTCGGCCCAGCTGACGTCGCTGGTGCTCGGCGACATACCGGATGCGCTGTCCGGCCAAGCCTCGGCGACGCAGTCGACCATCCGCCAGGTCGGGTCGGCGCTGGGCGCGGCCCTCGCCGGCGCCATGCTGACGGTGGGCATCCGCACCCACTCGGGCGACCTTCCGGCGGACGCCGCCCCCTTCGCCGATCCCCTCGCGGAGTCGGCGGGCGGCCTCCTGCCGATGCTCCGCGCCCAGGGCACGCCGGATGACACCGTCGCAGCGCTGTCCCAGCTCTTCGCCGACGCCACCAGGCTGTCCCTCTTCGCCACGGTCGCCGCCCTGGCCATCGGGTTCCTGTGCGCGTTCATGGTCCGCCGCAGCACCGAAGAATCCTCTGCCGCAAACGCCGAGTGA
- a CDS encoding DUF305 domain-containing protein encodes MKAKRFLRGMALAGTVALSLTMAACGSDDGNGGTDRPAASDGKSADGDRTPGAAGASSQPETEMPEAEDSGPHNDADVAFNRMMMAHHQQAVTMVGLIDGRTENSDIIDLGKKIAESQGREIEQMSARLAAWGEDPAAPAIHESHDGHGGHGDSPEDMKGMLSDDAMKKLAEAKGPEFDRLFLEGMIEHHGGAIDMAESVIRDGENKPTRELAESIVSAQKTEIEQMKKLLDA; translated from the coding sequence ATGAAAGCGAAGCGATTTCTCCGCGGTATGGCGCTGGCCGGCACGGTCGCCCTGTCGCTGACCATGGCCGCCTGCGGATCCGACGACGGCAACGGCGGGACCGACCGGCCCGCCGCCTCGGACGGCAAGTCCGCCGACGGGGACCGGACCCCGGGCGCCGCCGGGGCGTCCTCCCAGCCCGAGACCGAAATGCCCGAGGCCGAGGATTCCGGCCCCCACAACGACGCCGACGTGGCCTTCAACCGCATGATGATGGCCCACCACCAGCAGGCGGTGACCATGGTCGGCCTCATCGACGGCCGCACCGAAAACTCCGACATCATCGACCTGGGCAAGAAGATCGCGGAGTCGCAGGGCCGCGAGATCGAGCAGATGAGCGCCCGTCTGGCCGCCTGGGGCGAGGATCCGGCCGCCCCGGCCATCCACGAGTCGCACGACGGGCACGGGGGCCACGGCGATTCCCCGGAGGACATGAAGGGCATGCTTTCCGACGACGCCATGAAGAAGCTCGCCGAGGCGAAGGGGCCGGAGTTCGACCGCCTGTTCCTCGAGGGCATGATCGAGCACCACGGGGGCGCGATCGACATGGCCGAGTCCGTCATCCGGGACGGCGAGAACAAGCCGACCCGCGAGCTCGCCGAGAGCATCGTCTCCGCCCAGAAGACCGAGATCGAGCAGATGAAGAAGCTGCTCGACGCCTGA
- a CDS encoding trimeric intracellular cation channel family protein has product MLLHVLWVIGITAEGMTGALAAGRQKMDLFGVSTIACVTAIGGGTIRDLVLGHYPLVWVEDPQYLLLIIGAAILTVSISFLMEHFRVLFLVLDAVGLSAFAVIGIRIALEMGYGFIIAVVAAVLTGVFGGVLRDLLCDRVPLVFQKELYASIALLATVVYFALDWMGASESVTIIASVTVAFVTRLLSIWRQWRLPVFDYQEREYDRDPSHRLWNFFRWGNRNPGGDGNGREGHEREGA; this is encoded by the coding sequence ATGCTGCTCCATGTGTTGTGGGTCATCGGCATCACCGCCGAGGGGATGACCGGCGCCCTGGCCGCCGGTCGCCAGAAAATGGACCTGTTCGGCGTGTCCACCATCGCCTGCGTCACCGCCATCGGCGGCGGCACCATCCGCGACCTCGTCCTCGGCCACTACCCGCTGGTGTGGGTCGAGGACCCGCAGTATCTGCTGCTCATCATCGGCGCCGCGATTCTGACGGTGTCCATTTCCTTCCTCATGGAGCACTTCCGGGTGCTGTTCCTGGTGCTCGACGCCGTGGGCCTGTCCGCCTTCGCCGTGATCGGCATCCGCATCGCCCTGGAGATGGGCTACGGGTTCATCATCGCCGTCGTCGCGGCGGTGCTCACCGGCGTCTTCGGCGGCGTGCTGCGCGACCTGCTGTGCGACCGCGTGCCGCTGGTGTTCCAGAAGGAGCTGTACGCCTCCATCGCCCTGCTGGCCACGGTCGTCTACTTCGCACTCGATTGGATGGGCGCGTCGGAGAGCGTGACCATCATCGCGTCGGTCACGGTCGCCTTCGTCACCCGCCTGCTGTCCATCTGGCGGCAATGGCGGCTGCCCGTCTTCGACTATCAGGAGCGCGAGTACGACCGCGATCCCAGCCACCGCCTGTGGAACTTCTTCCGCTGGGGCAACCGGAACCCCGGTGGCGACGGCAACGGTCGCGAAGGACATGAGCGCGAGGGCGCCTGA
- a CDS encoding acyl carrier protein, producing the protein MTSSLGDALSALLGDGAGTAGDSSSDSSGGRGSGGNALDGLSGARAEVTDVLFRVLGDDAPEEAPGLDSTLRGDIGLDRLGVVELLVRCEEETGVRFEDEHVTAMKTLGDVVSHVEAGRSD; encoded by the coding sequence ATGACCAGTAGTTTGGGCGATGCCCTCAGCGCTTTGCTTGGCGACGGCGCCGGCACCGCGGGTGACTCCTCCTCCGACTCTTCCGGCGGCCGGGGTTCGGGCGGCAACGCCCTGGACGGTTTGTCGGGCGCCCGGGCAGAAGTCACCGACGTGCTGTTCCGCGTGCTCGGCGACGACGCACCGGAGGAGGCGCCGGGCCTGGACTCCACGCTGCGCGGCGACATCGGGCTCGACCGCCTCGGCGTGGTGGAGCTGCTGGTGCGGTGCGAAGAGGAAACCGGCGTGCGTTTCGAAGACGAACACGTCACCGCCATGAAGACGCTCGGCGACGTGGTCTCCCACGTCGAAGCCGGGCGCTCCGACTGA